A single genomic interval of Heliangelus exortis chromosome 20, bHelExo1.hap1, whole genome shotgun sequence harbors:
- the ZNF750 gene encoding zinc finger protein 750 translates to MSLLKERKPKKPHYIPRPPGKPFKYKCFQCPFTCNEKSHLFNHMKYGLCKNSITLVSEQDRVIKCPKTSSLEPKQINQLESTVKPTSSKAITNGLSNLDSKPQYSFAKEDAKENVELQNQATNTAIQGQKPGIQKELSPASSTTESAISMQPLLDSIGRPSAFVPVGEHRDSKGPETSEVSEIISLPNKSSAFHSKSAFHAPGHPWKAGSPFLPEFPHKVAPTKGFGSISPYMQPMIPEYSPHFYEHRLAIYTPYLLPGSSECESSALSVYGTQDQRHFLPHPGPLPKPMNPSAYEHYRLFQQYHSTPPIPYGFCRPTDPPFYRFSHVAGINRDQNSHLMEETTLLYPGSLSPSQQYPLSSHKKQADYDKEITLLHAKSHPKDDQNERENAKMSPLAGSAATGSPGRPSPTNFTQTSHACDGLFDLSNKSSSTSLGKYEQPEENSTAFRPVRKSTDQPTLLQSVQTQQDRGDSPTSINVTDEDSHTPNECHNNEGSLSSTDDDTGIAPLNLSKKADTSTGSIHDHAYKATSKTESQNFLELQDMPLNLSVKDSCNTVSLKTSFHSPPHDNGAATSPDTENKTSGADTSNSKNPTNSPCDKSSFTAHHNEAQDLRIIDSCDEQKQTAAVALCQLAAYSPSKVRMDNEGQSPQDSNASCTEAALNSSDAQDTQCNQKVKGQKRTNQKESAKSQQGTKRARPNDCSRVFTLRKRTRVS, encoded by the exons atgaGTCTCCTCAAAGAACGTAAACCAAAGAAGCCTCATTACATCCCAAGACCACCAGGAAAGCCATTTAAGTACAAGTGCTTTCAGTGCCCTTTTACTTGCAATGAGAAATCTCATCTTTTTAACCATATGAAGTATGGCCTCTGCAAAAACTCAATTACTTTAGTATCAGAGCAGGATCGAGTTATCAAATGTCCAAAAACCAGCTCCTTGGAGCCCAAGCAGATCAATCAGCTCGAATCTACAGTCAAACCAACTTCTTCTAAAGCCATCACCAATGGACTGTCAAATCTCGATTCAAAGCCTCAATATTCTTTTGCAAAAGAGGATGCCAAGGAAAACGTTGAATTACAAAACCAGGCAACAAACACAGCAATTCAAGGACAAAAACCTGGTATTCAGAAGGAATTAAGCCCTGCCAGCAGTACAACAGAAAGTGCTATTAGCATGCAGCCCCTCTTGGACAGCATTGGGAGGCCCTCAGCTTTCGTTCCTGTAGGAGAACACAGAGATAGTAAAGGCCCAGAAACAAGTGAAGTGTCTGAAATCATATCACTCCCCAACAAAAGCTCAGCTTTTCACAGCAAGTCTGCATTTCATGCACCAGGTCACCCATGGAAAGCAggctctcctttcctcccagaGTTCCCACATAAAGTTGCTCCCACAAAAGGCTTTGGTTCTATTTCACCTTACATGCAACCAATGATTCCCGAATATTCACCCCATTTCTATGAACACAGGCTGGCTATCTACACACCATACTTGCTTCCAGGTAGTTCAGAGTGTGAAAGCTCTGCTCTGTCTGTCTATGGCACACAAGATCAAAGACACTTTCTTCCCCATCCTGGGCCCCTTCCAAAACCCATGAATCCATCAGCATATGAACACTATCGATTGTTTCAGCAGTATCATTCCACTCCTCCAATACCATATGGATTTTGTAGGCCAACAGATCCTCCATTCTACAGATTTTCACATGTTGCTGGTATCAACAGAGACCAAAATTCTCATCTAATGGAAGAAACCACTTTGCTGTATCCAGGATCTCTAAGCCCATCCCAACAATACCCTTTAAGTTCGCACAAAAAACAAGCAGATTATGACAAAGAAATTACATTGCTGCATGCCAAAAGTCATCCCAAAGATGACCAAAATGAAAGAGAGAATGCTAAAATGAGCCCTCTCGCAGGAAGTGCAGCAACAGGCTCCCCTGGCAGACCCAGTCCAACCAACTTCACTCAGACAAGCCATGCCTGTGATGGCTTATTTGACCTCTCTAATAAGTCATCTTCCACATCTCTTGGCAAGTATGAGCAACCAGAAGAAAACTCAACAGCTTTCAGGCCTGTGAGAAAAAGCACTGATCAACCGACTCTACTTCAAAGTGTGCAGACACAGCAAGACAGAGGAGATTCACCTACCAG CATCAATGTCACTGATGAAGATTCCCATACCCCGAATGAATGCCATAACAATGAAGGTTCACTCTCCAGCACTGACGACGACACAGGGATAGCTCCCCTTAATCTTTCAAAAAAGGCTGACACTAGCACAGGATCTATCCATGACCATGCATACAAAGCCACATCCAAAACAGAAAGTCAGAACTTTCTTGAATTGCAAGACATGCCTTTGAACCTCTCGGTAAAAGATTCCTGTAACACAGTAAGCCTGAAAACATCCTTCCACAGCCCACCTCATGATAATGGTGCTGCTACTTCTCcagacactgaaaacaaaacctctggAGCAGACACATCTAATTCCAAGAACCCTACTAACAGTCCCTGTGACAAATCTTCTTTCACTGCTCACCATAACGAAGCTCAGGACTTGAGAATAATTGACAGCTGTGAtgaacagaaacaaacagcagcTGTAGCTCTCTGTCAGCTCGCTGCATACAGCCCCAGCAAAGTTAGAATGGACAACGAAGGGCAGAGTCCTCAGGACAGTAATGCTTCATGTACAGAAGCTGCTCTTAATTCTTCTGACGCTCAGGATACTCAGTGCAATCAAAAAGTCAAAGGACAAAAACGGACAAATCAAAAAGAATCAGCCAAGTCACAGCAAGGCACTAAAAGAGCAAGGCCAAATGACTGTAGCAGAGTCTTCACTTTAAGGAAGAGAACAAGAGTATCTTAG